The following proteins are co-located in the Haloplanus sp. HW8-1 genome:
- a CDS encoding PhzF family phenazine biosynthesis protein, translating into MDTRRTLLIDAFTDEPLAGNAAGVVPDAAGLAADQMQAIARELSASETAFLTDDADADRRIRYFTPTQEVDLCGHATVASLALLHEEGALDAGEGSLRTNVGVLDVAVTEDGVAWMTQDEPTVEVVDLDHDHAGSALGVDPAALRDVGADLPAAVASTGLPFLIVPVNFLEHLGNADPDMDVLAALAADHGATGVYAFTFDTLEADSTLHGRMFAPGAGVPEDPVTGTASGACGAYLHAVDAFDDPPDEMRFEQGHFVDRSGIVRVRVADDVRVGGRAVTALDGSITVPPADEDDILEA; encoded by the coding sequence CTGGATACGCGCCGGACGCTCCTGATCGACGCCTTCACGGACGAACCGCTCGCCGGCAACGCGGCGGGTGTCGTCCCTGACGCCGCGGGTCTCGCCGCCGACCAGATGCAGGCCATCGCCCGCGAACTCTCGGCCAGCGAGACCGCCTTCCTCACCGACGATGCCGACGCCGACCGCCGGATTCGCTACTTCACGCCGACCCAGGAGGTCGACCTCTGTGGCCACGCGACCGTCGCGAGTCTGGCCCTCCTCCACGAGGAGGGCGCCCTCGACGCCGGCGAGGGGTCGCTCCGGACGAACGTCGGCGTCCTCGACGTCGCGGTGACCGAGGACGGGGTAGCGTGGATGACCCAGGACGAGCCGACGGTCGAGGTGGTCGATCTGGACCACGACCACGCTGGCTCGGCGCTCGGCGTCGATCCGGCGGCGCTGCGCGACGTGGGCGCCGACCTCCCCGCCGCCGTCGCCTCGACGGGCCTCCCCTTCCTGATCGTGCCGGTGAACTTCCTCGAACACCTCGGAAACGCCGACCCCGACATGGACGTACTGGCGGCGCTGGCGGCCGATCACGGCGCTACGGGGGTCTACGCCTTTACCTTCGATACGCTGGAGGCCGACTCGACGCTGCACGGGCGGATGTTCGCGCCGGGCGCCGGCGTGCCGGAGGATCCCGTCACTGGCACCGCGAGCGGTGCCTGCGGGGCGTACCTCCACGCCGTCGACGCCTTCGACGACCCGCCCGACGAGATGCGGTTCGAGCAGGGACATTTCGTCGACCGGTCCGGGATCGTCAGGGTGCGCGTGGCCGACGACGTCCGCGTGGGCGGGCGCGCGGTGACGGCACTCGACGGATCGATCACCGTCCCGCCGGCCGACGAGGACGACATTCTGGAGGCGTGA
- a CDS encoding DUF7344 domain-containing protein: MDSEPEPPRGGTEYPAVSSILGDRRHRLTVAILLERSRPTTIHDLGVRLAAREADVPPADVTAAESRSIRVDLEHRCLPKLEAVGWIERRSEGVVAAEPPSLGIEALSLPDFRDPDHPSWDAIGVLLARPRRLDLVAILADRRHPLSLDDLIAELRSSSHRDWPDDDRTLSTTLHHVDLPALAAAGLIEYDADDGMVARTRRLLTFVERTAFDTDALELASG, encoded by the coding sequence ATGGACAGTGAGCCGGAACCACCTCGGGGGGGGACGGAGTATCCTGCGGTGTCGTCGATACTCGGGGACCGCCGCCACCGTCTGACGGTCGCGATTTTACTGGAGCGGTCACGGCCAACGACGATCCACGACCTCGGCGTTCGACTCGCAGCCCGGGAGGCCGACGTCCCGCCGGCTGACGTCACCGCCGCGGAGAGCCGCTCGATTCGTGTCGACCTCGAACATCGGTGTCTCCCGAAACTCGAAGCGGTCGGCTGGATCGAACGCCGATCCGAAGGGGTCGTCGCCGCCGAGCCACCGTCTCTCGGGATCGAGGCGCTGTCGCTCCCCGACTTTCGGGACCCCGACCATCCCTCGTGGGACGCCATCGGCGTCCTCCTCGCACGGCCGCGTCGGCTGGATCTGGTGGCGATCCTGGCCGACCGGCGGCACCCACTCTCCCTGGACGATCTGATCGCCGAACTCCGCTCGTCCTCCCACCGGGACTGGCCCGACGACGACCGCACCCTGTCGACGACCCTCCACCACGTCGATCTGCCGGCGTTGGCGGCGGCCGGGCTGATCGAGTACGACGCCGACGACGGGATGGTCGCCCGCACCCGTCGCCTGTTGACGTTCGTCGAGCGGACGGCGTTCGATACCGACGCGCTCGAACTCGCGTCGGGGTGA
- the ppsA gene encoding phosphoenolpyruvate synthase, giving the protein MAVAWLEDVRSTDLGTVGGKAASLGELTEAGLPVPPGFVVTADTYRTFIEEAGIDEELFEAVDVDSEDSAALAAGHERAHELITGTDVPASVREEILDAYRSIGDGEAFVAVRSSATAEDLPDASFAGQQETFLNVTEDDLVERVKECWASLFSQRAIYYRNKQGFPHDEVDIAVVVQTMVDAEKSGVMFTSHPSTGDPRIIIEAAWGLGEAVVSGSVSPDNYVVDRETGEVETATIATKKLMHVKDDETGETVEREVPADKRDQRVLTDAEIERLVELGRRVEDHYGDPQDVEWAVAGGEVYMLQSRPITTIDDDAGDEADAGDEGDGDHLLTGLGASPGTASGAVRIVTKLDHLDQVSDGDVIVTEMTMPDMVPAMKRASAIVTDEGGMTSHAAIISRELGVPAIVGTGSATRVLEDGQVITVDGERGTVREGQSVAADAAPTTESAPAESGSDGPSAAPASKPTPNTATEVKVNVSIPEAAERAAATGADGVGLLRIEHLVLSLGKTPERFIRDEGADAYVTALTEGVRKVAEEFYPRSVRVRTLDAPTDEFRQLEGGDEEPHEHNPMLGYRGIRRSLDRPDAFEYELEAFKRLYEKGYENLEIMFPLVNDGTDVARAREHMAAVGIDPEKREWGVMVETPASAIGIDDIVDEGVDFVSFGTNDLTQYTLAVDRNNEHVSDRFDELHPTVLDLIGEVIESCRAADVDTSICGQAGSHPEMVDFLVRKGVTSISANIDAVGDVLETADKVERRLILESVR; this is encoded by the coding sequence ATGGCTGTAGCTTGGCTGGAGGACGTGCGATCCACCGATCTGGGGACGGTCGGTGGGAAGGCGGCGTCGCTCGGCGAACTCACGGAGGCCGGGTTGCCCGTCCCGCCGGGATTCGTCGTGACGGCCGACACCTATCGAACGTTCATCGAGGAGGCTGGCATCGACGAGGAACTGTTCGAGGCCGTCGACGTCGACAGCGAGGATTCGGCGGCGCTCGCGGCGGGCCACGAACGCGCCCACGAACTCATCACGGGGACGGACGTTCCCGCGTCGGTGCGTGAGGAGATCCTCGACGCCTACCGGTCGATCGGCGACGGTGAGGCGTTCGTGGCCGTCCGCTCGTCGGCCACGGCCGAGGACCTCCCCGACGCCTCCTTCGCCGGGCAACAGGAGACGTTCCTCAACGTCACCGAGGACGACCTCGTCGAACGGGTCAAGGAGTGCTGGGCGTCGCTGTTCTCCCAGCGGGCCATCTACTACCGGAACAAGCAGGGGTTCCCACACGACGAGGTCGACATCGCCGTCGTCGTCCAGACGATGGTCGACGCCGAGAAGAGCGGCGTCATGTTCACGAGCCACCCCTCGACCGGCGATCCCCGGATCATCATCGAGGCTGCGTGGGGCCTCGGCGAGGCGGTCGTCTCCGGTTCCGTCTCCCCGGACAACTACGTCGTCGACCGGGAGACGGGCGAGGTCGAGACGGCGACCATCGCCACGAAGAAGCTAATGCACGTCAAAGACGACGAGACGGGCGAGACCGTCGAGCGCGAGGTGCCTGCGGACAAGCGGGACCAGCGCGTGCTCACCGACGCCGAGATCGAGCGACTGGTGGAACTCGGCAGGCGGGTCGAGGACCACTACGGCGACCCACAGGACGTGGAGTGGGCGGTCGCGGGCGGCGAGGTGTACATGCTCCAGTCCCGACCGATCACGACCATCGACGACGACGCCGGCGACGAGGCCGACGCGGGCGACGAGGGCGACGGTGACCACCTACTGACGGGACTCGGGGCCAGTCCGGGGACCGCGAGCGGCGCCGTCCGGATCGTCACGAAACTCGACCACCTCGATCAGGTGAGCGACGGCGACGTGATCGTCACCGAGATGACGATGCCGGACATGGTGCCCGCGATGAAACGGGCGTCGGCCATCGTCACCGACGAGGGGGGGATGACTTCCCACGCGGCCATCATCTCCCGGGAACTGGGCGTGCCGGCGATCGTCGGCACCGGCAGCGCCACTCGCGTCCTCGAGGACGGACAGGTCATCACCGTCGACGGCGAGCGGGGGACCGTCCGCGAGGGCCAAAGCGTGGCGGCCGACGCCGCGCCCACGACCGAATCGGCGCCGGCCGAGTCGGGGAGCGACGGTCCGTCGGCGGCCCCGGCCTCGAAGCCCACCCCCAACACGGCCACCGAGGTGAAGGTGAACGTCTCCATCCCCGAGGCCGCCGAACGGGCGGCCGCGACCGGCGCCGACGGTGTCGGCCTCCTGCGGATCGAGCATCTGGTCCTCTCGCTCGGCAAGACGCCGGAACGGTTCATCCGGGACGAGGGCGCCGACGCCTACGTGACGGCGCTGACCGAGGGCGTCCGGAAGGTGGCCGAGGAGTTCTATCCCCGGTCCGTCCGGGTGCGCACGCTCGATGCTCCGACCGACGAGTTCCGGCAACTCGAGGGTGGCGACGAGGAACCCCACGAACACAACCCGATGCTCGGCTACCGGGGGATCCGCCGTAGCCTCGACCGCCCCGACGCGTTCGAATACGAACTCGAGGCGTTCAAGCGCCTCTACGAGAAGGGCTACGAGAACCTCGAGATCATGTTCCCGCTCGTCAACGACGGCACCGACGTCGCTCGCGCCCGGGAACACATGGCGGCAGTCGGCATCGACCCCGAGAAACGCGAGTGGGGCGTGATGGTCGAGACGCCGGCAAGCGCCATCGGGATCGACGACATCGTCGACGAAGGCGTCGATTTCGTCTCCTTCGGGACGAACGACCTCACCCAGTACACGCTCGCGGTCGACCGCAACAACGAACACGTCTCGGATCGGTTCGACGAACTCCACCCCACGGTGCTCGATCTGATCGGCGAGGTCATCGAGAGCTGTCGGGCGGCGGACGTGGACACGAGTATCTGTGGCCAGGCCGGTTCCCATCCCGAGATGGTCGATTTCCTCGTCCGGAAGGGTGTCACCTCCATCAGTGCCAACATCGATGCGGTCGGCGATGTACTGGAGACCGCCGACAAGGTCGAGCGGCGTCTGATCCTCGAATCGGTGCGCTGA
- a CDS encoding AEC family transporter produces MSSLLSIFATAILPIITLAGVGVALGRLRDVDIAPLNTVTVYVLVPALIFHSITTATLAGSTLARIGVATAAYLFVMVVVAEAVGRLTDVREPILSALVLVSAFPNSGNYGIPLSGFAFGPDGRNTAVIYLTVQAILVYTGGIYIAQRSGGSRGLAGMKRALEIPLVYAVVAALLARYFGLVPPVDGTAMATVELVGNAAIPLLLLILGIQLADTDFGAALSSVGTATLLKMVVAPVVGAGIALLVGFGNPTVARTFVLECATPAAITPLLLVVEFGGESTVDGLSVAEFVSTTVLVTTILSVPLLTALIALLQSGILL; encoded by the coding sequence GTGAGTTCGCTGCTCTCGATCTTCGCGACGGCGATCCTTCCCATCATCACTCTCGCGGGGGTCGGGGTAGCTCTCGGTCGCCTCCGCGACGTCGACATCGCGCCCCTGAACACCGTCACGGTGTACGTCCTCGTCCCCGCGCTCATCTTCCACAGCATCACCACCGCGACGCTCGCGGGATCGACGCTGGCCCGCATCGGCGTCGCCACCGCGGCCTACCTGTTCGTGATGGTCGTCGTCGCGGAGGCCGTCGGCCGACTCACGGACGTGCGCGAACCCATCCTGAGCGCACTCGTCCTCGTCAGCGCCTTCCCCAACTCCGGCAACTACGGCATCCCGCTCTCGGGGTTCGCCTTCGGCCCCGACGGACGGAACACCGCGGTCATCTACCTGACCGTCCAGGCGATCCTCGTCTACACCGGCGGCATCTACATCGCCCAGCGAAGCGGCGGGTCCCGCGGACTCGCCGGCATGAAGCGCGCCCTCGAGATTCCGCTCGTCTACGCCGTCGTCGCCGCCCTCCTCGCGCGCTACTTCGGACTCGTCCCGCCCGTCGACGGCACTGCGATGGCGACGGTCGAACTCGTCGGTAACGCCGCGATTCCGCTGCTCCTCCTGATTCTCGGTATCCAACTCGCGGACACCGACTTCGGAGCGGCGCTGTCGAGCGTCGGTACGGCGACACTCCTGAAGATGGTCGTCGCGCCCGTCGTCGGCGCCGGCATCGCCCTTCTCGTCGGGTTCGGGAACCCCACCGTCGCACGCACGTTCGTCCTCGAGTGTGCGACGCCGGCGGCCATCACCCCCCTTCTGCTCGTCGTCGAGTTCGGGGGTGAGTCCACCGTCGACGGCCTCTCTGTCGCGGAGTTCGTCAGCACGACCGTCCTCGTCACGACGATCCTGAGCGTTCCCCTCCTCACGGCCCTCATCGCCCTCCTACAGTCGGGGATACTTCTCTGA
- a CDS encoding phosphoribosyltransferase, which produces MSDLPDDFTCTITNWEYIYGLCRDVADEVRSAEFDPDVIVALARGGWFAGRCCCDFLGLDDLTSLKMEHYVGTAAKASDPEVRYPMPEGSVEGKDVLIVDDIADTGESLHHAHEYVVERDPSAVRTATLQLLDTSEFDPDFVGERLEEWAWIVYPWNFIEDMIDLIQGVMERADDKRFERADIRRYLATYHDIQRIEMEIAQPDRLDEVLAEMERRGVVESADGAWQLA; this is translated from the coding sequence ATGAGCGACCTCCCGGACGACTTCACCTGCACGATCACCAACTGGGAGTACATTTACGGCCTCTGTCGGGACGTCGCCGACGAGGTTCGGAGCGCGGAGTTCGACCCGGACGTGATCGTCGCCCTCGCCCGCGGCGGCTGGTTCGCCGGCCGGTGTTGCTGTGACTTCCTCGGGCTTGACGACCTCACCAGCCTGAAGATGGAACACTACGTCGGCACGGCGGCGAAGGCGTCCGATCCCGAGGTGCGGTATCCGATGCCCGAGGGGAGCGTCGAGGGCAAGGACGTACTGATCGTCGACGATATCGCCGACACCGGCGAGTCGCTCCACCACGCCCACGAGTACGTCGTCGAGCGCGACCCCTCGGCGGTCCGGACGGCCACCCTCCAACTCCTCGACACCAGCGAGTTCGACCCCGATTTCGTCGGCGAGCGCCTAGAGGAGTGGGCGTGGATCGTCTACCCGTGGAACTTCATCGAGGACATGATCGACCTGATCCAGGGGGTCATGGAACGCGCCGACGACAAGCGGTTCGAACGGGCGGACATCCGGCGCTATCTGGCGACCTACCACGACATCCAGCGCATCGAGATGGAGATCGCTCAACCCGACCGCCTCGACGAGGTGCTCGCGGAGATGGAGCGCCGGGGCGTCGTCGAATCGGCGGACGGCGCCTGGCAACTGGCCTGA